The Chloroflexota bacterium genome segment GAAAATACTAAACCCGCAATTCACAATTCACAGTTCTCAATTCACAATTGTGAATTGCGCATTGTGCATTGTGAATTGTGTATTGAGGTCATTATGCAAATCGCTCGCGTCATCGGTTCCACCGTTGCCACCATCAAAGACGAAAAGCTGACGGGCCGCAAACTGCTCATCGTGCGCGAAGCCGACGAGACCGGCAATGCCGTAGGCAAGCCCTACGTAGCCGTTGACACCGTAGACGCCGGGACGGGCGACCTGGTGCTGGTGGCCGCCGGTTCCTCCGCCCGCCAGACGACCATCACCAAAGACTCGCCGGTGGATGCGGTGATTATGGCGGTGATTGATTCGTTGGAGGTGAGCGGGACGGTGACTTTTAG includes the following:
- a CDS encoding EutN/CcmL family microcompartment protein: MQIARVIGSTVATIKDEKLTGRKLLIVREADETGNAVGKPYVAVDTVDAGTGDLVLVAAGSSARQTTITKDSPVDAVIMAVIDSLEVSGTVTFRKS